A single Rhodothermales bacterium DNA region contains:
- a CDS encoding aspartate aminotransferase family protein, translated as MTISTAPAMPPCDYAPPAYDGPSRDEVLALRRQFVHPSIFALYREPIMIVDGYMQWLFDEQGGRYLDMIAGIVTVSCGHRHPKVTEAINEQLRHLQHATTIYLHPNLPLLAEKVAAKMPDGLDVTYFVNSGSEANELAINMARAHTRNIDVIALRNAYHGMSSTSMGLTSHHTWKPVIPQGYRIHHTMNPDPYRNPFDGTPEEIAAKSAEQLRDLLRYSTPGQVAAFIAEPIQGVGGASHGSAAYLTEAYQIIRNHGGLCISDEVQTGFGRTGDHYWGFQHSGVTPDMVVMAKGIGNGVPLAAVTTTREIAESFTGRLHFNTYGGNPVSMAAGLAVMDVIEEDGLQENSRVVGVHLKAGLESLMDRHELVGDVRGMGLMLGMELVLDRETKEPAKAETAAVLEVCREHRVLMGKGGLYGNVLRIKPPMCITKEDADYAVDVLDAALSAARG; from the coding sequence ATGACTATCTCTACCGCGCCGGCCATGCCGCCCTGTGACTACGCGCCGCCGGCCTATGACGGACCGAGCCGGGACGAGGTCCTGGCCCTGCGCCGACAGTTTGTCCACCCGTCCATTTTCGCGCTCTACAGGGAGCCGATCATGATCGTGGACGGGTACATGCAATGGCTGTTCGATGAGCAGGGCGGCCGGTATCTGGACATGATCGCAGGCATTGTGACGGTGAGCTGCGGGCACCGGCACCCGAAGGTGACCGAGGCCATCAACGAGCAGCTCCGCCACCTGCAGCACGCGACGACCATCTACCTGCATCCGAATCTGCCGCTGCTGGCGGAGAAGGTGGCGGCGAAGATGCCAGACGGCCTGGACGTCACGTACTTCGTCAATTCCGGCTCCGAGGCGAACGAACTGGCCATCAACATGGCCCGGGCGCACACGCGCAACATTGACGTGATCGCGCTTCGCAACGCCTATCACGGCATGTCGTCCACGTCGATGGGGCTGACCAGCCACCATACCTGGAAGCCGGTTATCCCCCAGGGCTACCGGATTCATCACACCATGAATCCGGACCCTTATCGCAATCCCTTTGACGGCACGCCTGAGGAGATCGCCGCCAAGAGCGCCGAGCAGCTCCGCGACCTTTTGCGCTACTCCACGCCGGGACAGGTCGCGGCGTTCATTGCCGAGCCCATCCAGGGTGTGGGTGGGGCGTCGCATGGCTCGGCGGCCTACTTGACCGAGGCCTACCAGATCATCCGCAATCATGGGGGCCTGTGTATCAGCGATGAGGTCCAGACCGGTTTCGGCCGCACGGGCGATCACTACTGGGGCTTCCAGCACTCCGGCGTCACACCGGACATGGTGGTCATGGCCAAAGGCATCGGCAACGGCGTGCCGCTGGCGGCCGTCACCACGACCCGGGAGATTGCGGAGTCCTTCACCGGGCGCCTGCATTTCAACACCTACGGCGGCAATCCCGTCAGCATGGCGGCGGGTCTCGCGGTCATGGACGTCATTGAAGAAGACGGACTTCAGGAAAACTCCCGGGTGGTCGGCGTACACCTGAAGGCGGGCCTCGAAAGCCTCATGGACCGCCACGAACTGGTCGGCGACGTGCGTGGCATGGGCCTCATGCTGGGCATGGAGCTCGTCCTGGACCGCGAAACCAAGGAGCCTGCCAAGGCTGAAACTGCGGCCGTGCTCGAAGTCTGTCGCGAACACCGCGTACTCATGGGCAAAGGCGGCCTGTACGGCAACGTGCTCCGGATCAAGCCTCCCATGTGTATCACCAAAGAGGACGCCGACTATGCGGTCGATGTCCTGGACGCGGCCCTGAGCGCTGCGAGAGGGTAG
- the hydA gene encoding dihydropyrimidinase has product MYDTVIKGGRLVTPGGVIEADLAIRGEKIAAIGEDLQGNRQIDAAGHFVIPGVLDVHVHLALPFCGTTSSDDYFTGTRAGARGGVTTLIDFAIPYEGDSLSDAADNWMQKAEGKALIDYTFHICITRWDEHHDQIEGMVDRGFTTFKEFMIYESEGWQSDDRAMFGTLEKMRDLGAMLLVHAESSRALDELIARHHTPELMAEYGARLHRMTRPNFIEWEAIQRAVTWCEVTGGQLYIVHMSTGEGADIIKAAQARGVPVIAETCAQYLVLDDSVFDREDGHLFACCPQLKKPADVERLWKGLQDGEVSVVSTDTCTFTREQKAMWEGDWTKIPMGMPGLETLMPLVYTHGVLADRIDIETMVRKLSTDPARIMGLFPRKGALQVGSDADVAIIHPDLKLKVDPDTMETNADWSPFEGWDLAGFARTTISRGDVIVDDYKVVGQAGRGQWLPRTYAGLRASKHEEVEA; this is encoded by the coding sequence ATGTATGACACCGTGATCAAGGGCGGTCGGCTCGTCACGCCCGGTGGCGTGATTGAAGCCGATCTGGCCATCCGCGGCGAGAAGATTGCTGCGATCGGCGAGGACCTGCAGGGGAATCGGCAGATCGATGCAGCCGGTCATTTCGTGATTCCCGGCGTGCTGGATGTGCATGTGCACCTGGCGCTTCCCTTCTGCGGCACCACCTCATCGGACGACTATTTCACCGGCACGCGCGCCGGAGCGCGTGGGGGCGTGACGACACTCATCGACTTCGCGATTCCCTACGAAGGAGACTCGCTCAGCGATGCCGCCGACAATTGGATGCAGAAGGCCGAGGGCAAGGCGCTCATCGACTACACCTTCCACATCTGCATCACACGCTGGGACGAGCATCATGATCAGATCGAGGGCATGGTGGATCGCGGATTCACCACCTTCAAGGAGTTCATGATCTACGAGTCCGAGGGCTGGCAGTCCGACGACCGGGCCATGTTCGGCACCCTCGAGAAGATGCGTGATCTGGGCGCGATGCTGCTGGTGCATGCCGAGTCGTCGAGGGCACTCGATGAGCTCATCGCCCGTCATCATACGCCCGAGCTGATGGCCGAATACGGGGCGCGCCTGCATCGCATGACACGGCCCAATTTCATTGAATGGGAGGCCATTCAGCGCGCCGTCACGTGGTGCGAGGTCACCGGCGGGCAGCTGTACATCGTGCACATGTCCACCGGCGAGGGGGCCGACATCATCAAGGCCGCCCAGGCGCGCGGCGTTCCGGTGATCGCGGAGACCTGCGCGCAGTATCTGGTGCTGGATGACTCGGTCTTTGACAGGGAGGACGGGCACCTGTTCGCCTGCTGCCCGCAGCTCAAGAAGCCGGCCGATGTGGAGCGGCTCTGGAAGGGCCTGCAGGACGGCGAGGTTAGCGTGGTTTCGACCGACACCTGCACCTTCACGCGTGAGCAGAAGGCGATGTGGGAAGGGGACTGGACAAAGATTCCGATGGGCATGCCGGGACTCGAGACCCTGATGCCGTTGGTCTACACGCATGGCGTGCTCGCGGACCGCATCGACATCGAAACCATGGTGCGGAAGCTGTCAACGGATCCGGCGCGAATCATGGGCCTGTTCCCCCGCAAGGGTGCATTGCAGGTTGGTTCTGATGCGGACGTGGCCATCATCCATCCGGACCTGAAACTGAAGGTTGATCCGGACACGATGGAGACGAATGCAGACTGGAGCCCCTTTGAGGGATGGGACCTGGCCGGTTTTGCGCGGACCACGATATCCCGTGGCGACGTGATCGTTGACGACTACAAGGTCGTGGGTCAGGCAGGACGTGGTCAGTGGTTGCCGCGCACGTACGCCGGGCTCAGGGCAAGCAAACACGAGGAGGTGGAAGCATGA
- a CDS encoding acyltransferase: MARPVRAGLIQATLTLDGTHSVEAIKQSMMDKHVALIEEAAAKGVQVLCMQELFYGPYFCAEQEIKWYDMTERIPDGPTTRLMQELAKKHSMVIVVPMYEEELTGVYYNTCAVIDADGSYLGKFRKVHIPHCHPGFWEKFYFRPGNLGYPVFDTAVGKVGVYICYDRHFPEGWRELGLNGAEIVFNPSATVAGLSEYLWKLEQPAAACANIYYVGAINRPGTEAPWNFGEFYGQSYFCDPRGQIIAEGPRSEDAVIVADLDLDLIREVRNVWQFYRDRRPDTYEATARR; the protein is encoded by the coding sequence GTGGCACGACCCGTACGCGCCGGCCTGATCCAGGCCACCCTGACGCTGGATGGCACCCACTCCGTGGAGGCCATCAAGCAGTCGATGATGGACAAGCATGTGGCCCTCATTGAGGAAGCCGCTGCCAAGGGCGTGCAGGTGCTCTGCATGCAGGAGCTGTTCTACGGTCCGTACTTCTGCGCCGAGCAGGAGATCAAGTGGTACGACATGACCGAGCGCATCCCGGACGGGCCGACCACCCGCCTGATGCAGGAGTTGGCCAAAAAGCACAGCATGGTCATCGTGGTCCCGATGTACGAGGAGGAGTTGACCGGGGTCTACTACAATACCTGCGCGGTCATAGATGCCGACGGCAGCTACCTCGGCAAATTCCGCAAGGTGCACATCCCGCACTGCCACCCGGGCTTCTGGGAGAAGTTCTACTTCCGGCCTGGCAACCTCGGCTATCCGGTGTTCGATACCGCCGTCGGCAAGGTGGGCGTCTACATCTGCTATGACCGGCACTTCCCGGAAGGCTGGCGGGAGCTCGGCCTGAACGGTGCCGAGATCGTATTCAATCCCTCAGCTACTGTGGCCGGACTGTCCGAGTATCTCTGGAAGCTGGAGCAGCCCGCAGCGGCCTGCGCCAACATCTACTACGTCGGCGCGATCAACCGGCCGGGTACCGAAGCTCCCTGGAACTTCGGCGAGTTTTACGGGCAGTCCTACTTCTGTGACCCGCGCGGACAGATCATCGCTGAGGGTCCACGCTCAGAGGACGCCGTGATTGTCGCCGACCTGGATCTGGACCTGATCCGTGAGGTGCGCAACGTCTGGCAGTTCTACCGGGACCGCCGGCCGGACACCTACGAGGCCACCGCGCGCCGCTGA
- a CDS encoding NCS1 family nucleobase:cation symporter-1 — translation MSASSHIPNKQDIVARDPKDPSPSLYNPDLAPVLAHKRSWGRWNIAALWVGMAVCIPTYTLAAGLISQGMTWTQALFTILLGNLIVLIPMVLNAHAGTRYGIPFPVLLRASFGTVGANVPALMRALVACGWFGIQTWIGGSAIYTLHAVIFGFEPAGPADMLPVIGLSWGQLGCFLLFWAINIAVILAGIDTIKWLETLAAPFLILIGLGLLYWGISAGGGLGAILSAETVAQVRGSGAGDFNFWAAFWPNLTAMVGFWATLSLNIPDFTRYAYSQKDQITGQVIGLPLTMTLFSFIGIAVTAATVIVFGEAVWDPVILLGRFESPVLIGFALFALTIATLSTNIAANVVSPANDFANLAPSKISFRTGGLITGVIGILIFPWKLYTDLANYIFMWLIGYSSLLGAIGGVMLVDYFLVRGMHLSIDHLYSRSGTYSYGGRGFNWRALAALAIGILPNVPGFLASASGGSIAVPDFFVSLYTYAWFVSLMLSGIAYLILMRAYPPERS, via the coding sequence ATGAGTGCCTCCAGCCACATCCCCAACAAGCAGGACATCGTAGCCAGGGATCCGAAAGATCCTTCTCCGAGCCTCTACAACCCCGATCTGGCGCCGGTCCTGGCTCACAAGCGCTCCTGGGGCAGGTGGAATATCGCCGCGCTCTGGGTGGGGATGGCCGTTTGCATTCCCACCTACACGCTCGCGGCCGGACTCATTTCCCAGGGCATGACGTGGACGCAGGCGCTCTTCACGATCCTTTTGGGCAATCTGATCGTGCTGATCCCGATGGTGCTGAATGCACATGCCGGGACACGCTACGGGATTCCGTTCCCCGTGCTGCTGCGCGCTTCCTTCGGCACGGTCGGAGCCAACGTGCCGGCGCTCATGCGCGCGCTGGTTGCCTGCGGCTGGTTTGGCATTCAGACATGGATTGGCGGATCCGCCATCTATACCCTCCACGCCGTCATTTTCGGATTCGAACCGGCCGGCCCGGCGGACATGCTGCCCGTCATCGGCCTGTCCTGGGGGCAGTTGGGCTGCTTCCTCCTCTTCTGGGCTATCAACATCGCGGTCATTCTGGCCGGGATCGATACGATCAAGTGGCTGGAGACCCTCGCGGCGCCGTTCTTGATTCTGATCGGACTGGGTCTCTTGTACTGGGGAATCTCCGCGGGCGGCGGCCTCGGCGCGATCCTGTCCGCCGAGACGGTGGCGCAGGTGCGCGGCTCGGGGGCCGGAGATTTCAACTTCTGGGCGGCATTCTGGCCGAATCTGACGGCAATGGTCGGGTTCTGGGCCACGCTGTCCCTCAACATCCCTGACTTCACCCGTTACGCGTACTCGCAGAAGGACCAGATCACGGGACAGGTCATCGGCCTGCCGCTGACCATGACGCTGTTCTCGTTCATCGGCATTGCGGTGACGGCGGCGACCGTGATTGTCTTTGGCGAAGCCGTTTGGGACCCGGTGATTCTCCTTGGCCGTTTCGAGAGCCCTGTCCTGATTGGCTTTGCGCTCTTTGCGCTGACCATCGCCACGCTGTCTACCAACATCGCGGCAAACGTGGTATCGCCTGCGAACGACTTCGCGAATCTCGCGCCATCAAAGATCTCGTTCCGCACCGGCGGGCTGATCACAGGCGTCATTGGCATCCTGATCTTCCCCTGGAAGCTCTACACCGATTTGGCCAACTACATCTTTATGTGGCTGATCGGCTATTCCTCGCTGCTGGGCGCCATCGGTGGCGTCATGCTCGTCGACTATTTCCTGGTCCGCGGCATGCACCTGTCCATCGACCATCTGTACAGCCGCTCAGGGACCTACTCCTACGGCGGCCGCGGTTTCAACTGGCGGGCGCTTGCCGCCCTGGCCATCGGCATCCTGCCCAACGTGCCCGGATTCCTGGCCAGCGCGTCCGGCGGTTCGATTGCCGTGCCTGACTTCTTCGTTTCACTGTACACGTACGCCTGGTTTGTGAGCCTCATGCTCTCGGGCATCGCGTATCTGATCCTCATGCGGGCCTACCCGCCCGAACGCTCATGA
- a CDS encoding calcineurin-like phosphoesterase C-terminal domain-containing protein gives MPSRRTFLRSALVAAPGLWLAPELVLADPYRPALHRRLGGAPVRIRGTVSAGGSGLAGVAVSDGFDVTVTTADGSYELISSDRQRFVFVSTPAGFRIPTTGMGTAAHYLPIRPDDSGDMTANFSLEPGHDDTEHSFLALGDTQTQTAFEMQRLHAESVPDMQRVTARLSNAAFGIAVGDIMFDDLSLFPEYERAVSRIGIPFFQAVGNHDLDMDAGVDPESVKTFERHFGPAYYSFDRGAVHYVVLDDVLWHGSGYIGHLSADQLTWLARDLRLVEDGRTVVVFLHIPALSSQYRRRGQDRPSTSVSLTNRELLYRLLEPFNAHLISGHTHENEHVLEGGVHEHVLGTTCGAWWSDDICHDGTPNGYAVYSVRGDALSWRYKSTGQVFSSQMRLYAPRDGQPELIANVWDWDPAWQVVWLEDGVQRGRLEPRVGLDPLSVSRFDGDDAPAHRTWVQPMPTEHLLHADISDARGSVVVEAVDRFSRTYSSRLS, from the coding sequence ATGCCCAGTCGCCGCACCTTTTTGAGATCTGCCCTCGTCGCCGCTCCCGGGCTCTGGCTGGCTCCGGAGCTTGTGCTCGCCGATCCGTATCGACCGGCGCTGCACCGACGGCTCGGAGGCGCTCCTGTTCGCATCCGGGGCACCGTTTCAGCGGGCGGGTCCGGACTCGCTGGCGTAGCGGTCTCGGATGGGTTCGATGTCACCGTCACCACGGCGGACGGCTCCTACGAGCTGATTTCTTCGGACAGGCAGCGGTTCGTGTTCGTAAGCACACCGGCAGGCTTTCGCATCCCTACGACAGGCATGGGCACGGCCGCCCACTACCTCCCCATCCGGCCGGATGATTCAGGCGACATGACCGCCAACTTCAGCCTTGAGCCCGGACACGACGACACCGAGCACAGCTTCCTTGCCCTGGGGGACACCCAAACCCAGACCGCGTTCGAGATGCAGCGGCTGCATGCCGAGTCCGTGCCCGACATGCAGCGCGTGACGGCGCGGCTGTCCAATGCTGCATTCGGAATCGCAGTCGGCGACATCATGTTCGACGATCTGTCGCTGTTCCCTGAGTACGAACGCGCGGTCAGCCGCATCGGTATCCCCTTCTTCCAGGCCGTGGGCAATCACGACCTGGATATGGACGCGGGGGTCGACCCGGAGTCCGTCAAGACCTTCGAACGTCACTTCGGCCCCGCCTACTATTCGTTCGACCGTGGCGCGGTGCACTACGTGGTGCTGGATGATGTCCTGTGGCACGGCTCCGGATACATCGGACACCTCTCGGCCGATCAGTTGACCTGGCTCGCCCGGGACCTGCGACTGGTTGAGGACGGCCGGACCGTGGTGGTCTTTCTGCATATTCCCGCCCTTTCCAGCCAGTATCGCCGGCGAGGACAGGATCGGCCTTCCACGAGCGTCTCCCTGACCAACCGCGAGCTACTGTACCGACTCCTCGAGCCCTTCAATGCTCACCTGATTTCGGGGCACACCCACGAAAACGAGCATGTGCTCGAAGGCGGTGTTCACGAGCACGTTCTGGGTACTACTTGCGGCGCCTGGTGGTCTGACGACATCTGTCATGACGGAACGCCGAACGGATATGCCGTCTACAGCGTGCGTGGTGACGCCTTGAGTTGGCGGTACAAGAGCACCGGACAGGTGTTCAGCAGCCAGATGCGGCTCTATGCCCCGCGGGACGGTCAACCTGAGCTGATCGCCAATGTCTGGGACTGGGATCCCGCCTGGCAGGTGGTTTGGCTGGAGGACGGCGTGCAGCGCGGTCGCCTGGAGCCGCGGGTAGGGCTCGATCCGCTTTCGGTGTCGCGATTCGACGGCGACGATGCGCCTGCCCATCGCACCTGGGTGCAACCCATGCCCACGGAGCATCTGCTGCACGCAGATATCTCCGATGCACGTGGATCCGTGGTCGTGGAGGCCGTGGATCGTTTCTCCCGGACCTATTCCTCCCGCCTGAGTTAG
- a CDS encoding TonB-dependent receptor, whose protein sequence is MRRSGGLLAAALLIGAFSTAQARQVSLLGFVSDGSSGRPIELANVLVAQGDRLIGGTTDEEGRYRITDLSEGTWVLRVSFVGFQTFADTLALVDGESRTVNVRLQPGEQALGEVVVASERTSGAARVTAGRQTLTPQDVELIPSPDLSADLVTALTSQPGVVSLGDRGGQLFLRGGEPTQNLVQLDGVLLYQPFHILGFFSAFPSDIVRRADVYAGGFGARYGERVSSVLDISTRNANLFRREGAATLSPFSIGLVLEQPLAEGKASALLSARRSLVRTGASGLVDQDLPFTFGDVFAKVHAVLNPNARGELFALHTFDRGGLNPTGSAAAREVAWRNTALSSRLLVIPRQLPVTADARVSWSRLQSEQRADAAEVRRADVENLHFAIDGVFYGRSDVAWGASVRTVRLSSELGGQFQNIEVRNRTLEHAGVYLEPRIRPSRGLRIEPGIRAQFFDIRFSPFLEPRLRAAWQVGPVEFSAAGGIYYQAVLGLSDRRDAASVFTVWTHTPGPSDLTGDVRAGRAQRAKHAIAGVRLDAGSGIEVAIEGYVRKLDNLFIAEWTAFPRFTTRLQPATGRTSGFDIRGEVRRGAFQLYGTYGYAATRYEAEQSSLLLWYGTERLAFHPPHDRRHQANLLAALRKPRWQLSARWQFGSGLPFSRAVGFDGFALVDDVRNAGDFEGSRRVIYADPFGARLPTYHRLDLSAERTFRLEGWDLIVQASLINAYDRRNLFFLDVFTLDRVDQLPRVPSLGIRAEFGGER, encoded by the coding sequence GTGCGCCGGTCGGGGGGGCTCCTAGCCGCCGCGCTGCTAATCGGCGCATTCTCGACGGCCCAGGCCAGGCAGGTTTCCTTGCTCGGGTTTGTGAGCGATGGGTCCAGTGGCAGGCCGATCGAACTCGCCAATGTCCTGGTGGCGCAGGGAGACCGGCTGATCGGGGGCACCACTGACGAGGAGGGCCGCTACCGCATTACCGACCTGTCGGAGGGCACCTGGGTGCTGCGGGTTTCCTTCGTAGGGTTTCAGACATTTGCCGATACCCTAGCCCTGGTCGACGGTGAAAGCCGGACCGTCAACGTGCGCCTTCAGCCCGGCGAGCAAGCACTTGGTGAGGTTGTGGTCGCCTCTGAGCGTACCTCCGGCGCCGCCCGGGTGACGGCCGGTCGGCAAACCCTGACACCCCAGGACGTGGAGTTGATTCCGTCTCCGGATCTGTCGGCAGACCTCGTCACCGCGCTGACCAGCCAACCGGGTGTGGTTTCGTTGGGCGATCGCGGGGGCCAGCTGTTCCTACGGGGTGGAGAGCCGACTCAGAATCTGGTTCAGCTGGATGGGGTGCTGTTGTACCAGCCGTTCCACATTCTGGGGTTCTTCTCCGCGTTCCCCTCTGACATTGTGCGGCGCGCAGATGTTTATGCCGGCGGGTTTGGAGCCCGGTATGGCGAGCGGGTCTCATCAGTGCTGGATATCTCTACCCGAAACGCCAACCTGTTCCGACGCGAGGGGGCGGCGACCCTCTCTCCATTCTCCATAGGCCTGGTGCTGGAGCAACCCCTCGCCGAGGGGAAGGCCTCTGCCCTGCTGTCGGCGCGACGCAGCCTGGTTCGCACCGGCGCCTCGGGCCTGGTAGACCAGGATCTGCCCTTCACGTTTGGGGATGTGTTCGCCAAAGTGCACGCCGTGCTCAATCCCAACGCACGCGGCGAGCTGTTTGCGCTGCATACGTTCGACCGCGGCGGCCTGAACCCGACCGGCAGCGCGGCGGCGCGGGAGGTCGCCTGGCGCAACACGGCGCTGAGTTCAAGACTGCTCGTCATACCCCGGCAGCTTCCCGTAACCGCCGATGCTCGCGTCTCCTGGTCGCGCCTGCAAAGCGAACAACGCGCGGATGCCGCCGAAGTCCGTCGAGCCGACGTCGAGAACCTGCATTTCGCCATCGACGGGGTGTTCTACGGCCGAAGCGACGTGGCGTGGGGAGCCTCTGTGCGAACCGTGCGCCTTTCATCGGAGCTCGGAGGGCAGTTCCAGAACATCGAAGTCCGCAATCGCACCCTGGAGCACGCCGGGGTGTATCTCGAGCCGAGGATCCGACCCTCACGTGGCCTGCGCATCGAACCAGGGATCCGAGCCCAGTTCTTCGACATTCGTTTCAGTCCCTTCCTGGAACCGCGGCTACGCGCTGCCTGGCAGGTCGGACCGGTGGAGTTCAGCGCAGCGGGCGGCATCTACTACCAGGCAGTACTCGGACTGAGCGACCGACGGGACGCTGCCAGTGTGTTTACGGTCTGGACGCACACGCCTGGACCGTCAGACCTGACTGGGGACGTGCGGGCAGGTCGGGCACAGCGGGCAAAACATGCGATCGCGGGGGTGCGACTTGACGCCGGAAGCGGTATTGAAGTCGCCATCGAAGGCTATGTCAGGAAGCTCGACAACCTGTTCATTGCGGAGTGGACTGCTTTTCCCCGGTTCACCACCCGCCTGCAACCGGCGACAGGCAGAACGTCGGGGTTCGACATTCGTGGCGAGGTGCGACGAGGCGCATTCCAGCTCTACGGGACGTATGGGTACGCGGCGACGCGCTATGAAGCCGAACAAAGTTCTCTGCTGCTTTGGTACGGCACTGAGCGACTGGCCTTCCACCCCCCGCATGACCGGCGTCACCAGGCGAACCTGTTGGCGGCCCTGCGCAAGCCGCGGTGGCAGCTCAGCGCGCGCTGGCAGTTCGGATCCGGGTTGCCGTTCAGCCGGGCCGTGGGCTTCGACGGATTCGCCCTCGTGGACGACGTTCGAAACGCCGGGGACTTCGAGGGGTCGCGCCGCGTGATCTATGCCGATCCGTTTGGCGCGAGGCTGCCGACCTATCACCGACTTGATCTCTCGGCAGAGCGGACCTTCCGTCTCGAAGGCTGGGACTTGATCGTGCAGGCGAGCCTCATCAATGCCTACGATCGGCGAAATCTCTTTTTCCTGGATGTGTTCACCCTGGACCGCGTGGATCAGCTCCCACGCGTGCCCTCGCTCGGCATCCGGGCCGAATTCGGAGGGGAGCGATGA